From one Dehalococcoidia bacterium genomic stretch:
- the dnaJ gene encoding molecular chaperone DnaJ: protein MTTSKRDYYDVLSIARDASEEDIKKAFRKLALEFHPDRNRSEGAEARFKEVNEAYQVLSDAKKRADYDRFGHAAVGANGGRGFDGFDNFSGFGDIFDAFFGSGFGSQTRTSANAPRRGNDLQTRLTITFEEAVFGVEREIDIQRIDVCERCQGSRSEPGSEKTMCNNCNGSGQVRRSHQGIFGQFVQVNTCSVCSGEGSTISDPCTQCRGAGRERRKRKLAVTVPAGIDDGTQIRLNREGEAGLNGGSPGDLYVVLDILGHDVFQRAGNDIHLSIPVSVSQATLGATLEVDTLEGEHKITIPPGTQPGDRITLKNRGVPHLRSNRRGDQIVTVRVEIPKSLTEDQRQLFGALSESMGDEGVGGKGLFNKVKDALTGD from the coding sequence ATGACAACCAGCAAGCGCGACTATTACGACGTACTTAGCATAGCCCGTGACGCCTCCGAGGAGGACATCAAGAAGGCTTTCCGAAAGCTGGCGCTAGAGTTCCACCCTGACCGCAATCGGAGCGAGGGGGCAGAGGCGCGCTTCAAGGAGGTCAACGAGGCATACCAGGTACTCTCCGACGCGAAGAAGCGGGCGGACTACGATCGTTTTGGTCACGCGGCTGTTGGAGCGAACGGCGGAAGGGGATTCGACGGATTCGACAACTTCAGCGGATTCGGAGACATCTTCGACGCGTTCTTCGGCAGTGGATTCGGCAGCCAGACACGAACGTCTGCCAATGCACCCCGGCGCGGAAACGACCTCCAGACGAGGCTGACCATCACCTTCGAAGAGGCCGTCTTCGGGGTCGAGAGGGAAATCGACATCCAGCGCATCGACGTCTGCGAGCGCTGCCAGGGATCACGAAGTGAGCCCGGTTCTGAGAAGACGATGTGCAACAACTGCAACGGCTCCGGTCAGGTGAGACGCTCCCACCAGGGCATCTTCGGACAGTTCGTCCAGGTGAACACCTGCAGCGTGTGCAGTGGTGAGGGCAGCACAATCTCCGACCCATGTACCCAGTGCCGGGGAGCAGGGCGAGAGCGACGCAAGAGAAAACTCGCTGTCACGGTTCCGGCCGGCATTGACGATGGCACCCAGATCAGGCTCAACAGAGAGGGCGAGGCCGGACTGAACGGCGGAAGCCCTGGGGACCTGTACGTGGTGCTCGATATTCTGGGCCACGATGTCTTCCAGCGTGCTGGGAACGACATCCATCTTTCGATTCCGGTTAGCGTGTCCCAGGCGACACTCGGCGCCACCCTGGAGGTTGACACCCTGGAAGGCGAGCACAAGATCACGATTCCGCCGGGCACTCAACCCGGTGACCGGATCACGCTCAAGAACAGGGGAGTCCCCCACCTGCGCAGCAACCGCCGGGGCGACCAGATCGTCACCGTGCGTGTGGAGATTCCTAAGTCGCTTACCGAAGATCAGCGGCAGCTTTTCGGCGCGCTGTCTGAGTCGATGGGCGATGAGGGAGTTGGCGGCAAGGGCCTGTTCAACAAGGTCAAGGACGCACTGACGGGCGATTGA
- the nhaA gene encoding Na+/H+ antiporter NhaA — protein MSLDPNRVDTSAETDGAHGTHIESSHIPPRSAGILRAQAESSYITRVIRLPVQRYIHTESISGLVLIAATVIALVWANSPWYEYYRAFLKTHLMIDVALFSIDMSIQHWINDGLMAIFFFVVGLEIKREAMFGQFSTLRGAALPAVAAVGGMVVPAAIYLAFNLGEDGMRGWGIPMATDIAFALGVLALLGRRVPMSLRVFLLGLAVADDLGAILVIAVAYTESISFMHLGMVAGLIVLMVIVNRIGFSHAAITAVIGILIWVAMLKSGVHATIAGVIFGLLMSARPQLGAREFAERSVLLIRDYRRAISAGDTERSKVMLGEMEELSQGTESPLERLERLAHPWASYVILPIFAFANAGLHLSGVDLGSLFTSDVTVGVMLGLLVGKVVGITLFPWLASRFGIVELPRYVTWTHVIGTGFLGGIGFTMAIFITGLAFSDPELVLGATAGIMCASAAAGLVGYSLLRISSHRW, from the coding sequence ATGAGCTTAGACCCGAATAGGGTGGATACTTCCGCGGAGACCGACGGGGCGCATGGGACCCATATCGAGTCTTCTCACATACCCCCACGCAGTGCCGGAATCCTCAGAGCCCAGGCGGAAAGTTCCTACATTACCAGGGTCATCCGCCTGCCAGTCCAGAGGTACATCCACACAGAGTCGATAAGCGGCCTGGTACTTATTGCAGCGACAGTAATCGCGCTCGTGTGGGCGAACTCCCCCTGGTACGAGTACTATCGTGCCTTCCTGAAGACCCATCTGATGATCGATGTCGCGCTGTTCAGCATCGACATGTCGATACAGCACTGGATCAACGACGGCCTGATGGCGATATTCTTCTTCGTTGTCGGGCTGGAGATCAAAAGAGAAGCGATGTTCGGTCAGTTCTCAACGCTGAGAGGGGCCGCGCTGCCTGCTGTAGCCGCCGTTGGAGGGATGGTCGTTCCCGCCGCCATCTACCTCGCGTTCAATTTGGGCGAGGACGGTATGCGGGGCTGGGGAATACCGATGGCTACCGACATAGCCTTCGCCCTGGGCGTACTCGCGCTGCTGGGCAGGCGCGTCCCCATGTCGCTCAGGGTATTCCTGCTCGGTCTCGCAGTAGCAGACGACCTCGGGGCGATCCTCGTAATTGCAGTCGCCTACACCGAGTCCATTTCATTCATGCATCTGGGGATGGTCGCTGGGCTGATTGTACTCATGGTTATCGTGAATCGGATCGGTTTCAGCCACGCGGCAATTACCGCAGTGATTGGGATCCTGATCTGGGTGGCGATGCTCAAGTCGGGTGTGCATGCAACCATCGCAGGGGTGATCTTCGGTCTCCTCATGTCCGCTCGTCCCCAACTTGGAGCGAGAGAATTCGCAGAAAGGTCAGTGTTGCTGATCAGAGACTACAGACGGGCGATTTCCGCTGGCGACACCGAGCGCTCGAAAGTCATGCTCGGCGAGATGGAGGAACTGTCCCAGGGCACTGAATCTCCCCTGGAGAGGCTGGAGAGGCTGGCACACCCCTGGGCCAGCTATGTCATCCTTCCCATTTTCGCATTCGCCAACGCAGGGCTGCACCTGTCTGGCGTAGACCTTGGCAGTCTGTTTACAAGCGATGTCACCGTTGGAGTTATGCTTGGCCTTCTGGTCGGCAAGGTGGTGGGAATCACCCTGTTCCCTTGGTTGGCGTCCAGGTTCGGAATAGTGGAGCTCCCCCGATACGTGACGTGGACACACGTGATCGGCACCGGTTTCCTTGGAGGAATCGGATTCACGATGGCCATATTCATCACAGGTCTCGCCTTTTCCGATCCGGAACTGGTCCTGGGCGCCACGGCCGGCATCATGTGTGCCTCGGCTGCCGCCGGACTGGTGGGCTACTCCCTGTTGAGGATATCCAGCCATCGCTGGTAG
- the panC gene encoding pantoate--beta-alanine ligase — protein MQVIETVADFRAIERTCPRPLGLVPTMGYLHEGHLSLVRQARADNATAAASIFVNPTQFGENEDLSTYPRDMDGDLDKLKREGVDLVFAPPASEVYPPGFDTSIDVGAIASRLEGAHRPGHFTGVATVVCKLLTIVRPDNVYFGQKDAQQCLVVKRLNADLNLGANVVVMPTVRDADGLALSSRNAYLAAEDRQSALALSRALRFAETMCEEGVRDAATLRSQITMILNTVPNASIDYISIADAETLEELTIIDRPALVSLAVHIGRVRLIDNVVLTP, from the coding sequence ATGCAAGTAATCGAGACCGTCGCCGACTTCAGGGCCATCGAGCGCACCTGCCCCCGCCCGCTTGGGCTCGTTCCCACTATGGGATATCTTCACGAGGGACACCTGTCCCTGGTGAGACAGGCACGCGCGGACAATGCCACGGCCGCGGCCAGCATCTTCGTAAACCCGACCCAGTTCGGCGAAAACGAGGATCTGTCCACCTACCCGCGCGACATGGATGGCGACCTCGACAAGCTCAAACGCGAAGGCGTCGACCTGGTATTCGCTCCACCGGCCTCCGAAGTGTACCCGCCCGGATTCGATACGAGCATCGATGTCGGAGCCATCGCCAGCAGGCTGGAGGGGGCGCATCGTCCCGGACACTTCACTGGCGTCGCGACCGTCGTGTGCAAGCTGCTGACGATCGTGAGGCCGGACAACGTCTACTTCGGACAGAAGGACGCCCAGCAGTGCCTCGTCGTCAAGCGTCTGAACGCCGACCTGAACCTCGGAGCCAACGTCGTGGTGATGCCGACAGTGCGCGACGCCGATGGGCTCGCGCTCTCGAGCCGTAATGCATACTTGGCCGCTGAAGACCGGCAGTCGGCGCTGGCGCTGTCGAGGGCGCTCCGGTTCGCTGAGACGATGTGCGAGGAGGGAGTCCGAGACGCGGCGACGCTCCGCAGCCAGATTACGATGATACTGAATACGGTGCCCAACGCCTCGATCGACTACATATCTATCGCAGACGCCGAGACGCTGGAAGAGTTGACCATCATCGACCGGCCTGCACTGGTATCCCTGGCCGTACACATAGGCAGGGTGAGGTTGATCGACAACGTGGTCCTGACGCCTTAA